The Mycolicibacterium mucogenicum DSM 44124 genomic sequence GGCCAGCAGGTCGAACTCGCGCTTGGTCAGGTCGACGTCGGCGCCGTTGACGCGGGCCCGCCGGCCCGGGATGTCGACCTCGAGCGGCCCGACCGAGATGGTCTCCGACGAGAACGTCGCCGTCGCGCCGCGGCGGCGCAGCAGCGCCTTGACGCGCGCGACCAGCTCGGCCAGCACGAACGGCTTGACCAGGTAGTCGTCGGCGCCGGCTTCCAGCCCCGCGACCCGGTCGTCGACCGAGCTGCGGGCCGAGAGCACACACACCGGTACGTCGTTGTCCATGGCGCGCAGCGCGGTGACGACGCTGACGCCGTCGAGCACCGGCATGTTGATGTCCAGGATGATGGCGTCCGGCCGGAATTCGGTGGCACTGCGCAGGGCCTCGGCGCCGTCGACGGCGGTCGACACCTCGAAGCCGGACAGCCGCAGGCCACGCTCCAATGAGGCCAGCACGTCCGGGTCGTCGTCGACTACGAGCAGGCGGGGGAGGCGCTTCCGCTATCCATATGCCTCATCTTGCCCGATGGCCCACTGTTATTGACGGAGGCACGTCTGGCAGCCGCTATTCGGTGCTAGCATCCGGCGCTTATGGGGCCTGTGTCGCCGCGAGTCATCGTCCAACCCGATGATGGCGTGCAGCCGGTGCGGGATTTCATCGCATCGGCGCAGAAGTCGTTGCTCATCAAGCAATTCACGTTCACCGAACCGTCGCTCGTGGCGGCGGTCATCGAGCGGCACAAGGCGGGTGTCGACGTGCGCGTCATGCTGAACCCGGCCCGCTCGGGCGGCGACCGCGCCAATGACGAGACGTTCGAACAGTTCTCGGATGCCGGCGTCAACGTCCAGTGGTCCAACCCGACGTTCTACGTGACGCACGAGAAGTCGATCGTCGTCGACGGGGCGGCGGCGCTCGTGGCCACGTTCAACCTGTGCGAGAAGTACTTCACCCTCACGCGTGACTACGGCTTCATCACCACCGAGCCGGACCACGTCGCGCAGATCGTCGAGGTGTTCGACGCCGACTGGTCCCACACCGATTGGGAGCCGTCGCAATATCACGGGCTGCTGTGGAGCAACTCGAATTCGCGGTACCACATGGCGAAATTCATCGACACCGCCGAACACCGGCTGCGCATCCAGCACCCCAAGTACGTCGACGCCGTCATCCTCGACCACATCGCGGCCGCGGTGGGCCGGGGCGTCAATGTCCATGTGCTGTGCGGTGGCAAGCACGGCATCAGCGACTGGGACATCCTCGACACGTTCGCCTCGCTGCGGACCCTGCGCCGGTTCGGCGCGAAGGTGCGCAAGCAGAAGAACCTGCGTGTGCACGCCAAGCTGGTCATCGTCGACGACCACGAAGCGCTCGTGGGTTCGATGAACATCGACCGCAGCGCCTTCGACCTGCGCCGCGAACTGGGCGTGATGGTCAAGGACCCGGACGCCGTCGCGCAGCTGTCGCGGGTGTTCGACGCCGACTGGGAGACCTCGCACCACTACGAGCCGCCGGATCCGCTGGACTCGTCGCAGCATCACGAAGACGACTTCCCGCACGACCCCGAGCTGGTCCATGAGTGAGCAGATCGACTCGACGGCCCAACGGGTTTCGTTGTTCGAGTTGGTCCTGACGTTCAACCACATCGCGCTGGCGTCGTTCGGTGGCGGGCTGTCGGCCTGGTCGCGAGAGGTGCTGGTGGTGGAGAAGGGCTGGCTTGGGGACGCCGAGTTCCTCTCGGCCACAACGATGTGCCGCATCCTGCCCGGCGCCAACCAGGTCAACATGGCGGTGTTCGCCGGCACCAAGATGCGTGGCTTCCCCGGGGCCGCCGCCGCGGTGTTCGGCCTGTGCGCCATGCCGTTGGTGATCGTGCTGGCGTTGTCGTTCGCCTACTTCCGGTTCAAGGAAGTGCCCGCCGTCAAGGGCGTGCTGCACGGTGCGTCGGCGGCCGCGGTCGCCCTGACCCTGACGATGGTGCTCAAGACGGGCCAGAAGTGCCTGACGGGCGTGGTGCCGGTCCTGCTGTTCGCAGGCGCCTTCGTGCTCAACGGCGTGCTGCGGTTCCCGCTGCTGGGGACGCTCGCGATCCTGGCGCCGCTGAGCCTGCTGTGGGCATGGCCGCGCGAGCGCGGCAACGGGCCAGGGCCGCGGGACCGCGCCGCAGCGGCATGAGCACCCCACGATGAGTACCGCGGCGCTTTCCACCTACATCCAGCTCATCGGGCTGTTCGGGATGCTGTCGCTGCTGTCCATCGGCGGCGGCAACGTCGTGCTGCCGGAAATGCACATCAACGCCGTCAACGGCAGGCACTGGCTGACCGACAACCAGTTCGCCGACCTGTTCTCCATCTCGCAGACCGCGCCGGGCCCGAGCATCCTGATCGTCTCGATGGTCGGCTACGGCGCCGGCCTGAAAGAGGGCGGGATTCCCGGCGCGATCATCGGCGGTGTCGTCTCGATGGTCGCGATGGTGGTGCCGGCCGCCGGTTTCGTCTACATCATCACGTTGATCTGGCAGAAGGCCGAACGCTCCAAACTGCGCCGCGCGGTCGAGAAGGGTTTCGCCCCGCTCACGGTCGGCCTCATCCTGGCGGCATCGCTGGTCATGAGCCGTGCCGCCGACCATGACTGGCGCGCCTACACCGTCACCGCGGTGTGCACCGTGATCTTCATGCGCACCAAACTCAATCCGCTGATCGTGGTCGCCGCCGCCGGCTTCGTCGGGTACCTGGGTTTCATCTGACCTGGTCGTGCCGCCGCGCACCGGGTTTGTCGGTGGCACGTGCGAGCATTGAAGTTGTTGTGTCTGATGTAGCCCAGCCCCTGCATTCGGCTCCGGCGATCGCTCCGGTGCCGCAGCGTCGGCGTGCGTCGGCGGACCTGCTGCGCCTGCTGCCGTATCTGCGGCCGTACCGCGGCCGCTGGGCCGCCATGCTGCTCACCGCGTTCGCCGGTCTGGGCGTGACGGTGTCCATCCCGCTGGTGACCAAGGCCGTCATCGACGGCCCGGTGCGGCACCAGGACCAGCAGGGCCTGTGGGTGCTCGGTTCGGCCGCGCTCGCGCTGGGGCTCGTCGAGGCGGTGCTGTGGTTCATCCGGCGCTGGCTCGGGGCCCGCGCGACCATGGGCGTCGAGGCTGACATCCGCAAGGAGCTCTACGCGCGGCTGCAGATCCTGCCCATGTCGTTCCACCGGCAGTGGCAGTCCGGGCAATTGCTGTCGCGGGTGATGAACGACCTTGGCACCATTCGCCAATTTCTCGGCTTCGGTCTGCTCTTCTTGGTGCTCAACACGATTCAGATCATCGTGGTGACCGGCATCCTGCTGACCATGTACTGGCCGCTGGGCGTGGTGGTGCTGGCGTCGGTGCTGCCGGTGTCCGTCACGATCTTCAGGTTCGAGCGGCAGTTCACCGTGCTGTCGCGGCAGGCGCAGGACCAATCCGGCCATGTCGCAACACATGTCGAGGAGTCGGCCCTGGGCTTGCGGGTGATCAAGTCGTTCGGCCGCGAGGACTACGTCTACCAGCGGTTCGACGAGCGGGCGACGGCCCTGTACGACGCCGAGGTCGGCAAGGTGGCGGTGTCGGCGCGCTTCTGGACGCTGCTCGAGGTCATCCCCAACCTGACGCTGATCTTCGTACTCGGGTTCGGTGCGTACGCAGCCGGCCACGGTCAGGTCACCATGGGCACGCTGGTCGCGTTCATCACCATGATGCTGTCGCTGGTCTGGCCCATCGCGTCATTGGGCTTCCTGCTGTCGATGATGCAGGAGTCCATGACGGCCGCCAATCGGGTCGCCGAGATCTTCGACGCGCCAGTGGATATCAGCGACGGACCGGTCGACACCGTGCCGCGCGGCGGGCACCTGGAGCTGCGCGACGTCGGCTTCCGCTTCCCCGACGCCGAACCCGACGACTGGGCGCTGCGCCACGTGTCGGTGACGGTCGAGCCGGGGCAGACGCTGGCGCTCGTCGGCGCCACCGGCTCCGGCAAATCGGTTCTCGCCGCGCTGTTCTCACGACTGTACGACGTCACCGAGGGCGCGATCCTGCTCGACGGACGAGACATCCGCGAGCTGTCGCTGCCCGCCCTGCGGACGGCCGTGGCCACCGCCTTCGAGGACCCGACACTGTTCTCGATGTCGGTCGTCGAGAACCTCACCCTCGGCCGCGGCGCCGACAACCCGGCCACCGACGACGAGATTCGCGCGGCGATCGACATCGCCGCCGCCCAGTTCGTCTACGACCTGCCGTTCGGTCTCGACACCCGCATCGGCGAGCAGGGCATGAGCCTGTCCGGCGGTCAGCGGCAACGTCTTTCGCTGGCCCGCGCCATCCTCGCCGCGCCGTCGTTGCTGGTGCTCGACGACACGTTGTCGGCCCTGGACATGCACACCGAAGCGGAGGTCACCGTCGCGCTGCGGCGGGTGCTGACGTCGGTGACGGGCATCGTGGTCGCGCACCGCGCGTCCACCGTGCTGCTGGCCGACCGGGTGGCGCTGCTGACCGGCGGCACCATCACGCGCATCGGCACCCATGCCGAACTGCTCGAGCGGGCGCCTGAATACCGCTACCTGCTGTCCGCCGACGACGAGCTCGACGACGGCTGCGAGCGCAGCTGTGATTGGGAACAGGACGCCGAACGCGAGCGGCTCGAGCAGCTGTATCTGGAGCAGACCGATGAGTCCGAAGAGGTGCGGAGGCGATGAGCACCGAGAGCTGGCGCGGCCAGACCGTCGAGGCTGCCGAGGACCTGCCCATCGACGAGAGCGTCTCGCGGCGTCGCGAGGCGCGGTCCCTGTTGGGTTCGTTGCTCAAGCCGTACCGGTTCGCGGTCCTGCTGCTGGCGCTGGTCGTCGTGGTGGAAAACGGTGCGCGCCTGTCGGTTCCGCTGCTCGTGCAGCGCGGCATCGACCACGGCATCCCGCCGATCCTGCAGGGCGGGCCGGCCCGTGAACTGCTGCAGATCGTCGCGGCCCTGTGCGGAGTCGTGGTGCTGCAGGCCACCTTCCGACTGTTCTTCCTCAACAGGTCGGGCCGCATCGGCCAGAAGGTGCTCCTGGAGCTGCGCCGCCGGGTGTACCGGCAGTTCCAGCGCCTCGACGTCGCCTTCCACGACCGCTACACCTCGGGCCGCGTGGTGAGCCGGTCCACCAACGACATCGAAGCCATTCAGACCATGCTGTCGACGGGTTTCGACAGCCTCATCACCGCGGTGCTCACCCTGGGCGGCACCGCGGTACTGCTCGTCACGCTCGACGTGCGGCTCGGGCTGATGTGCCTGGGCGCCTTCCCGCTCCTGGTGCTGCTGGTCGCCTGGTTCCGGCGCGAATCATCGAAGACGTACCGCACCGTCCGCGAACGCGCGGCCCTGGTGATCGTCCAGTTCGTCGAAACCATGACGGGCATCAAAGCGGTGCAGGCCTATCGGCGCGAGCCCCGCAACCAGGAGATCTTCGACGACGTCGTCGACGACTACCGCGTCATCAACGAACGCACCATGACCCTGCTCGCGGTGTTCATGCCCGCGGTCAAACTCATCGGCAACGTCACCACGTCGGTGGTACTGCTGTACGGCGGCTACCTGGTGCTGCACGGCCGCATGACGATCGGCACGCTGACGGCCTTCCTGCTGTACCTGCGCATGTTCTTCGAACCGATGCAGGAGATTTCGCAGTTCTTCAACACCTTCCAGTCGGCGGCGTCGGCGCTGGAGAAGCTGGCCGGGGTGCTCGGGCAGCAGCCGGGGATCATGGACCCCACCGACCCCGTCGCGCTCACGGCGGTCAAGGGCGACATCGCTTTTCGGGGCGTCAGCTTCGGCTACAGCCCGGAACGTCCGGTGCTGCCCGAACTGGATCTGACGGTGCCCGCGGGGCAGACGGTCGCCCTCGTCGGGGCCACCGGCGCGGGCAAGACGACCATCGCCAAGCTCATCGCGCGCTTCTACGATCCGGTGACCGGCACGGTCACCCTCGACGGCATCGACCTGCGGTCGATCGCCCAGGCCGAGCTGCGCCGACACGTCGTGATGGTGACGCAGGAGAACTTCATGTTCGCCGGCACCGTCGCCGACAACATCCGGTTCGGGCGCCCCGACGCCACCGACGCCGAGATCCGCGCGGCCGCGGAAGCCGTTGGCGCGGACCGGTTCATCGACAATCTGCCGGACGGTTACGACACCGACGTCGCCAATCGGGGCGGACGGCTGTCAGCGGGCCAACGCCAGTTGGTCGCGTTCGCCCGCGCGTTCCTGGCGGACCCCAAGGTGCTGATTCTCGACGAGGCGACGTCGTCGCTGGACATTCCGACCGAGCGCCTGGTGCAGCGCGCGCTGGCGACCGTGCTGGCCGGGCGGACCGCGCTCGTCATCGCGCACCGGCTCTCCACCGTGCAGTCCGCGGACCGGGTCCTGGTCCTCGACGTCGGGCGCATCGTTGAGGACGGTGCGCCCGACGATCTGGTCGCCCAGAACGGGCGGTACGCGGCGCTGCACCGCGCGTGGATCGACTCGCTGGCCTGACCGGTCAGGGAATCAGCCGCAGCTGCCGCGCCTTCGACACCGCCTCGTGCCGGCTGTGGGTGCCGAGTTTCGTCGCGGCACTGCGCAGATAGCTCTTGACGGTCTCTGGCTTCAGGGAAAGCCGTTGGGCAGCTTCGGTATTGGTGCACCCCAGTGCGATCTGCGCCAGCACGTCGAGTTCGCGCGGGCTCAGCGGACCGGCCGGTGCGGGCCCACCGGCCAGCGCCTCGGCCAGCCGGTCGGCGAGACCGCCGAGATCGTTCGGTGCGACGGGCGCGCCCCCGGCCGCCAGCCGTCGCAGTTCGGCGTGCACCTGGCGGATGTGTTCGGTGTTGACCGCCGTGTCGGCGGCCGGGGCCTGCTGCAGCCGCAGCCGGCGGTCCACTTCGTCGCGAATCGTCAGCTCGTCCGACAGGCGCTGCGCCGATGCCATGATCAGGTCGACGGCCCGGCCGCCGAACGGTGCACTGGACCGGTAGGCGCCGTAGAGCACCGCCCGGGCCCGGCCGTCGACGACGACCGGCACCGCCAGCACCGACCGGATGCCCTCGGAGAGCACCGGCATGTCGTAGTCGTGCGTGATGGACGGCGCGTGCCGGTAGTCGGCTACCGCGAGCGGCTGGCCCGAGACCATGCTGGCACCGCCGAGTCCGCACGTCGAGCGCACCGTCAACCCCCGGAGACCACCGCCGCGCGTGCCGTAGAACTCCGTGATCAGCAGCGCGTCGTCGTGCACCTCGCCGCCGAACATCACCGGCACCGCGCCCTCTGAACCGAGACGCCGCAGCTCGGCGCGGACCGCGTCGGTATCGCGCGGGCGCAGCAGGGACGGGCCGGTCGTCACGGTCAGTACCCTCTTTCGGGGGTAGCGGGCGGATGGGTGTGACGTAGATCCTACGTTCATGGCGACAGAGGCTGTGATCACGACCAACACCGAGCACTACCGAGCGGCCCGGGACCGGCTCGTGGCGTCGATCGGTGACTACTCGCAGGCCGTCGATTCGTTCAGCTGGCCGCGGCTGACCGGCACCTTCAACTGGGCCACCGACTGGTTCGACGTCATCGCCCGCAGCCCCGAGCGGTCCGGGCAGACGGCGCTCTGGATCACCGAAGAAGGTGGCGACGAGCAGCGCTACACCTTCGCGGAGATGGCCGACCGGTCCGACCTGGTCGCGACGTGGCTGCAGTCGCTGGGTGTGGGCAAGGGCGACCGCGTCATCGTCATGCTGGGCAACCAGGTCGAGTTGTGGGAGTCGATGCTGGCGGTGGCCAAGCTCGGCGCGGTGGTGATGCCGACGACCGGGGCCCTGGGCCCGGCCGATCTGGCCGACCGGATCACCCGCGGCGGGGCGGGCTTCGTGGTGACCAATGCCGCGGACGCGGACAAGTTCGCGTCCGTCGACGGGCAGTACGTCGGCATCGTCGTCGGGGATGCGGTGCCCGGCTGGCACCGGTATGCCGATGCGTATCAAGCGGTTTCGGCGGGGCCGTTCCGCGCCGTCACCGACGTCGACGACCCGCTGCTGGTCTACTTCACCTCGGGCACCACAAGCAAGCCCAAACTCGTTGAGCATTCGCAGATTTCGTATCCCGTCGGTCACCTGTCCACGATGGCCTGGATCGGGGTGACGCCCGGCGACGTCCACCTGGCGATCAGCTCACCGGGCTGGGCCAAGCACGCCTGGAGTTGTGTCTTCGCGCCGTGGATCGCCGAGGCGACGATATTCGTCTACAACTACAGCCGCTTCGACGCCGCCGCGCTCATGGGGCAACTGCGCCGCGCCGGCGTCAACACCTTCTGCGCACCACCGACGGTGTGGCGGATGCTGATCCAGGCCGACCTCGGCACCAAACCCGAAGGGCTGCGCGAGATTCTGGGCGCCGGCGAGCCGCTGAACCCCGACGTCATCGCCAAGGTGCAGGACGCCTGGGGCCTGACCATCCGGGACGGCTTCGGCCAGACCGAGACCACCCTGCTGGTGGGCAACACTCCGGGGCAGCCGGTCAAGGCCGGATCGATGGGCCGGCCGATGCCGGGTGTGCCCGTGGTGTTGGTCGATCCGCTGACCGGCGAGCCGGCCGACGAGGGCGAGATCTGCCTGGAGCTGGGCGCGCGGCCGCTCAACCTGATGACGGGTTATCTCGGTGACCCGCAACGCAATGCGGCCGTCATGGCCGGCGGTTACTACCACACCGGTGACGTGGCCTCCCGCGACAGTGACGGCTACATCACGTATATCGGCCGCACCGATGACGTGTTCAAGTCGTCGGATTACAAGGTGTCGCCGTTCGAGCTGGAGAGCGTGCTCATCGAGCATCCCGCGGTGGTGGAAGCCGCGGTGGTGCCGCAGCCCGACGACACCCGGCTCGCCGTGCCGAAGGCGTACGTCTGCCTGGCTGCCGGCTGGAGTGCCGATGCGGACACCGCGCGGTCGATCATGGAATTCGCCCGTGACCACCTGGCGCCGTACCTCAAGGTCCGCCGGGTGGAGTTCTTCGATCTGCCCAAGACGATTTCCGGCAAGATCCGGCGCGTTGACCTGCGCAAGCGCGAAGATCAAGCGCATGCGGCCGGCACCCCGATCGCATCGGAATACCGCTACGAGGATCTGGTGAACTGATGCTGAGCTACGACGCGGGCCCCACCGACACCCCGATCCTCGAAGAGACCATCGGCGCCAACTTCGAGCGCACCGTCGCGGCCCATCCGGACACTCTCGCGTTGGTCGACCGCGGGCAGGGA encodes the following:
- the prrA gene encoding two-component system response regulator PrrA, with the translated sequence MLVVDDDPDVLASLERGLRLSGFEVSTAVDGAEALRSATEFRPDAIILDINMPVLDGVSVVTALRAMDNDVPVCVLSARSSVDDRVAGLEAGADDYLVKPFVLAELVARVKALLRRRGATATFSSETISVGPLEVDIPGRRARVNGADVDLTKREFDLLAVLAEHKTAVLSRAQLLELVWGYDFAADTNVVDVFIGYLRRKLEANGAPRLLHTVRGVGFVLRQQ
- a CDS encoding phospholipase D-like domain-containing protein, yielding MGPVSPRVIVQPDDGVQPVRDFIASAQKSLLIKQFTFTEPSLVAAVIERHKAGVDVRVMLNPARSGGDRANDETFEQFSDAGVNVQWSNPTFYVTHEKSIVVDGAAALVATFNLCEKYFTLTRDYGFITTEPDHVAQIVEVFDADWSHTDWEPSQYHGLLWSNSNSRYHMAKFIDTAEHRLRIQHPKYVDAVILDHIAAAVGRGVNVHVLCGGKHGISDWDILDTFASLRTLRRFGAKVRKQKNLRVHAKLVIVDDHEALVGSMNIDRSAFDLRRELGVMVKDPDAVAQLSRVFDADWETSHHYEPPDPLDSSQHHEDDFPHDPELVHE
- a CDS encoding chromate transporter, with protein sequence MSEQIDSTAQRVSLFELVLTFNHIALASFGGGLSAWSREVLVVEKGWLGDAEFLSATTMCRILPGANQVNMAVFAGTKMRGFPGAAAAVFGLCAMPLVIVLALSFAYFRFKEVPAVKGVLHGASAAAVALTLTMVLKTGQKCLTGVVPVLLFAGAFVLNGVLRFPLLGTLAILAPLSLLWAWPRERGNGPGPRDRAAAA
- a CDS encoding chromate transporter produces the protein MSTAALSTYIQLIGLFGMLSLLSIGGGNVVLPEMHINAVNGRHWLTDNQFADLFSISQTAPGPSILIVSMVGYGAGLKEGGIPGAIIGGVVSMVAMVVPAAGFVYIITLIWQKAERSKLRRAVEKGFAPLTVGLILAASLVMSRAADHDWRAYTVTAVCTVIFMRTKLNPLIVVAAAGFVGYLGFI
- a CDS encoding ABC transporter ATP-binding protein; the protein is MSDVAQPLHSAPAIAPVPQRRRASADLLRLLPYLRPYRGRWAAMLLTAFAGLGVTVSIPLVTKAVIDGPVRHQDQQGLWVLGSAALALGLVEAVLWFIRRWLGARATMGVEADIRKELYARLQILPMSFHRQWQSGQLLSRVMNDLGTIRQFLGFGLLFLVLNTIQIIVVTGILLTMYWPLGVVVLASVLPVSVTIFRFERQFTVLSRQAQDQSGHVATHVEESALGLRVIKSFGREDYVYQRFDERATALYDAEVGKVAVSARFWTLLEVIPNLTLIFVLGFGAYAAGHGQVTMGTLVAFITMMLSLVWPIASLGFLLSMMQESMTAANRVAEIFDAPVDISDGPVDTVPRGGHLELRDVGFRFPDAEPDDWALRHVSVTVEPGQTLALVGATGSGKSVLAALFSRLYDVTEGAILLDGRDIRELSLPALRTAVATAFEDPTLFSMSVVENLTLGRGADNPATDDEIRAAIDIAAAQFVYDLPFGLDTRIGEQGMSLSGGQRQRLSLARAILAAPSLLVLDDTLSALDMHTEAEVTVALRRVLTSVTGIVVAHRASTVLLADRVALLTGGTITRIGTHAELLERAPEYRYLLSADDELDDGCERSCDWEQDAERERLEQLYLEQTDESEEVRRR
- a CDS encoding ABC transporter ATP-binding protein; its protein translation is MSTESWRGQTVEAAEDLPIDESVSRRREARSLLGSLLKPYRFAVLLLALVVVVENGARLSVPLLVQRGIDHGIPPILQGGPARELLQIVAALCGVVVLQATFRLFFLNRSGRIGQKVLLELRRRVYRQFQRLDVAFHDRYTSGRVVSRSTNDIEAIQTMLSTGFDSLITAVLTLGGTAVLLVTLDVRLGLMCLGAFPLLVLLVAWFRRESSKTYRTVRERAALVIVQFVETMTGIKAVQAYRREPRNQEIFDDVVDDYRVINERTMTLLAVFMPAVKLIGNVTTSVVLLYGGYLVLHGRMTIGTLTAFLLYLRMFFEPMQEISQFFNTFQSAASALEKLAGVLGQQPGIMDPTDPVALTAVKGDIAFRGVSFGYSPERPVLPELDLTVPAGQTVALVGATGAGKTTIAKLIARFYDPVTGTVTLDGIDLRSIAQAELRRHVVMVTQENFMFAGTVADNIRFGRPDATDAEIRAAAEAVGADRFIDNLPDGYDTDVANRGGRLSAGQRQLVAFARAFLADPKVLILDEATSSLDIPTERLVQRALATVLAGRTALVIAHRLSTVQSADRVLVLDVGRIVEDGAPDDLVAQNGRYAALHRAWIDSLA
- a CDS encoding LuxR C-terminal-related transcriptional regulator; this translates as MTTGPSLLRPRDTDAVRAELRRLGSEGAVPVMFGGEVHDDALLITEFYGTRGGGLRGLTVRSTCGLGGASMVSGQPLAVADYRHAPSITHDYDMPVLSEGIRSVLAVPVVVDGRARAVLYGAYRSSAPFGGRAVDLIMASAQRLSDELTIRDEVDRRLRLQQAPAADTAVNTEHIRQVHAELRRLAAGGAPVAPNDLGGLADRLAEALAGGPAPAGPLSPRELDVLAQIALGCTNTEAAQRLSLKPETVKSYLRSAATKLGTHSRHEAVSKARQLRLIP
- a CDS encoding AMP-binding protein is translated as MTTNTEHYRAARDRLVASIGDYSQAVDSFSWPRLTGTFNWATDWFDVIARSPERSGQTALWITEEGGDEQRYTFAEMADRSDLVATWLQSLGVGKGDRVIVMLGNQVELWESMLAVAKLGAVVMPTTGALGPADLADRITRGGAGFVVTNAADADKFASVDGQYVGIVVGDAVPGWHRYADAYQAVSAGPFRAVTDVDDPLLVYFTSGTTSKPKLVEHSQISYPVGHLSTMAWIGVTPGDVHLAISSPGWAKHAWSCVFAPWIAEATIFVYNYSRFDAAALMGQLRRAGVNTFCAPPTVWRMLIQADLGTKPEGLREILGAGEPLNPDVIAKVQDAWGLTIRDGFGQTETTLLVGNTPGQPVKAGSMGRPMPGVPVVLVDPLTGEPADEGEICLELGARPLNLMTGYLGDPQRNAAVMAGGYYHTGDVASRDSDGYITYIGRTDDVFKSSDYKVSPFELESVLIEHPAVVEAAVVPQPDDTRLAVPKAYVCLAAGWSADADTARSIMEFARDHLAPYLKVRRVEFFDLPKTISGKIRRVDLRKREDQAHAAGTPIASEYRYEDLVN